The nucleotide sequence TCTGGACATCCAAGTGTACcatactttattaattttaagcTCGTTAATGACTTCTTTCAGAAAGAGGAGGCGTGGAAATTGCCCCTCCCACTCTTCACAGACCACGCCCCTTGAAAGATGGTACAAACAAATGAGATTTGAGGTCAAAGTTCTTCACTCAACATGGATCTATGTAGAACGTTATTTTATTCAAAGAATTTAATTTTCTTGAACTAAACCACTTTACAACGTAGTTTTAAAGGGCTCATAAATCATTAGCAAATACCATTGGGTCGGTAATTTATCTAAAGTTACAAATGATTAATCAACACACCtaataatattaacattaaaattatttaataaaatattatcataatattaattaaacataatgtaAAAAGCATGTAGAGAATATACCTGTCTTtgtcaaattgtaaaaaaaaaaagtagcaaaaaTTATCCTTAACAATAGCAAATATATGTACCTATAGTATTAAATTAAATCGATTAATATactttgattttattattattttaacttataatgggaaagaaaacaatgaaaatatttcataatgtgACTAACCACCTGCGAAATCTGCAGATCTTCGCCTCCTGCCTGCTGGCCCTGGCGGCCGCCGAGCCCGGCTACCTGGGCGGAGCGCACCTCGCCTACAACGCCCTCCCAGTGGCCGCCGCTGTCTCCAGCCAGTACCACGCCCAGGACGAGCTGGGCCAGTACAGCTACGGCTACTCCGGAGACACCTCCGCCAAGCACGAGACCCGCACCCTGGACGGCATCACCCAAGGCGGCTACTCCTACCTGGACGCCCACGGCCTGGTGCAGAGCGCCAGCTACGTGTCGGACCCCGTGAATGGTTTCCGCGTGGCCGCCACCAACCTGCCCGTGGGACCGTCTGCCCCCGCCCCGGCCGTCGTGGCTCCCTACGCCGCCGTTCACGCCGCCCCCTACACCGCCGTTCACGCCGCCCCCTACGCTGCCGTTCACGCCGCCCCCTACGCCGCCCTGGCTGGCGCTCCGCTGCCCGTCGCCGACACCCCTGAGGTGTACGCCGCCAAGGTCGCCCACTTCCAGGCCCACGCCGAGGCCAAGGGCCACCTCCTGGGCCGCAAGAAGCGCAGCCCTGGCTACCTGGGCGCCGCCGGACACGGCATTTACGCCGCCCCCGCTGCGGTCGTCGCCGCCCCCGCCCGTAGCTTCGCCTACTCCACCGTCGCTGCCCATGCCGTCCCCGCCGTGGCCACCtacgccgccgccgcccccgcatACGCTGCTGCTCCCGCTGTCCTCGCGGCTCCTGCTCGTAGCTTCGGCTACTCCACCGTGGCCGCCCACGCCGTGCCTGCTGTAGCCGCCTATGCCGCCGCTCCTGCCGCTATCTCTACTTATGCTGCCGCCGCCCCCCTGGCCGCCCATGGCATCGCCGCCCCCGTGGCGGTCGCCGGCTCCAGCCAGTACCGCGCCCAGGACGAGCTGGGCCAGTACAGCTACGGCTACGCCGACGGCAACTCCGTGAAGCATGAGAGCCGCACCTTCGACGGCACCACCCACGGCGCCTACTCCTACGTCGACGGCCACGGTCTGGTGCAGAGCGTCAAGTACCACGCCGACGCCCTCGGCTTCCGCGCCGTGGGCACCAACTTCCCCGTGGCCCACTAAATCGACAACTATATGTATACTGTAACTTCTGGAGATTCTTTACTTCTAAATCAGAGTTTAATTTAACAACTTGCTAGTCAATTTAGCTAAACAAATTTCACCAAAAGGTTTGCACCACGAGGGGTTTAAATCTCCAGCAGCATTAGTAAATAATTCATTTCACATTTATAAAGCAATATACCCTTACCTTTACGAGGCTTAACTCCAGAAGATGTGATATTGTCGGCAGTGCCATTATACCAATACCGAGAGAGCGATACGTTTATGGTATTTGTTAATCAGCTGGGCAAATGTCTCTCACTGAGACAGTGCCAGAGCtattacaaatttaattattactgGTATAAGTTTTAGAGTAGAAGTCCTTCAAATTCTTCAGTATTACATTTAGAAACTGTCCTATATTTCCTCCAGAGTATATTAACTTATTTTCGCCCTCCTATGGTTGTTCTGTACATAGCATAATTATAGCTAAATATTTTCAAAGCAATAAAAGATCAATTGTTTCTATTTACTTATATTAGCaatctattattaatttttgctttGTCTATTTTTGCATTAAGATATTGTgtgtacatatacatataaaaatgactgtcgtttgtaatattttaaataaaatatgcatATTTTAGTATCTATTTTTTACTCTTCCCATTTTGATTCCTATACATTAATGAAATCatgacaaaatttatttgaattttgtcAACTGGTATTTACATGATTGACTAAcatattgataaaattatttttagtttatattctcattaaatcattattttcatCCAGGTACATTTTTGAAAGAATAATGACATATATTACATAAGTCGTAGGCTTTTGTGCAGAGAAAAATTTTTCTGTACTctacaacattttaatttgccaagaaatatattggaatactacaagaaatatattgtaactttgtacaacacaatgctatgattatttttatatatacgtaacgtttttgagataatactgagtatttcttacgaatgttctcacataattttatattttaattgaagtttcattcaaacatataattttttaaaaccatggtaaaatataattgaatattcaataatttgaattgtttattctgcttattaatgtgcgcagtttatactggaaagctattcagggaacgatttacataactttaactatctgaggtactgggacaacacaaagcataaatgcccgggtaataatacgaacccagtattactgcggacacaaaattgtagtgatacagctgatttcatataaaaatataaatttgcaaatatctgtaattttacactaatatttctattccatttgcAAAGTCTTTTACTACTTCTAGTCTTGTGGATTGATGCCACTTCCGTAGAAATAATGTGGTGCCCTAAGGTCTTCAGTTGTTAATTTCTCTTCAAGATGGCTACAACAAAGCATGCCGAAACCTCGGGCTCGACATAATTTCCACGTACTTGGATTGAACCCAATATACTAATATTTATAATTGGGACAAACAAAATTGCATATTAATTCTTTTGATGTGCACTTAAACACCTTAGCAGTCGGTATATGGCAataggtaggagtaatttcgtggatggaacggaatTTGATTGGAACGGTAATGTGTaagcacggtgctgccatctgtggaagtctcagaactCTTGAAAATATGACGGATCCCCGGGAATCAACCGTATATATTGCTTTAGTGAACATGGCAGAATTCACACCAcacataagtattaaaaaaaactttatactaGTGTAACTCTCCTTTcatacttaatgttataatttttagtcATACAAAGAAAtgagaacttaaaaaaatatgttaaaatactggAATTACAATTCTGACAATCCTTAGTTACCCTTGAATGGTAGAGATAGCACAacgttcatcatactgtagacacatacaaattgttagcctacatacatTCGACGCCATGTTGGATGAAAGACTTTCATGATGAATATTTACTGCTGAATCTGAAATGTTAAATCAGTTCAATAAGGTTAcgttttttttaggaaatttttacagactgatttctgttgtttacacaaaagtaaataatgtcTGCGTGAAAAATATACTAATCGCTAAATATTCTCTTTTCAAGTACCTACCAAAATTTCTCGACGCGAATAACAAACTTACTTCATGtgtccgccgctagaattcgctgcatgaatcgcaaacgttgcttgccaccatcacccgcagatggcagcacgaaacaaacataaatttgaaactattagaaacggctccgataaaagcgaaaaaagattttaaaaaatcctaaaccccggctttgtaaCTGATTTTCGAgaaggtattttattaaattactgctcAACTTGTTATAATTCATTgatcatttaataatataaagtttctgcacatattataagttatacttctatggcattactaaaatattaacaggaACTGttataaaacacatattataacactcaTTATATCTATATAACACTATGTATATAGTATACTTGTTTTTGtacaaacgactgaaatcagtctgtaaataattattaaaaacaaacgtTTACCTAATTGAGCTTATTTAACATTAAGattgtataatattatatttaaatgctattacaaaacataaaaaaaatattcaatgacaGGACTTGAACCATGTCTTTTGAAGTTAACAAAAACGCACTCTTCAGCTGTACTACAAAACTCTTTGACATATTTcatggagaatatgtattatgatAATTGAAAAACCAGAtttcttacatattttaaaacttgagatttccatttactttgactattttagtttaatgttacAAAGTTGTAGTTTCAATGTCATAAAGTTtcaattggcacaccaatacgtttggtatgtaccctaatgtttacaaaaatgactatataatgttttatattGCTTCACGCGGGACCACCAggtttgtgtcacatttccgttcatcgatttgttccattttcacgaaattactcttaccaaatgccgtacaccgagagctgtttacacatcaaaaaacttcATGGAATTTAACCTCCTATCTACTTTCCCAGCACTTCTCTTTGCGACCCTGTAACGGCGtatacacagttaaaaattttcatcttaaatttatGTGGAATGCTGGTTACAAAGTATCCAGGGATCTTAGTGAATTTATCGTCACCATCGTATATTTTCGGGTTCTAAGTTCATttactttgaacacgaatccaCAAGAATTATCTTAATGAATAGCAAATAATTCAAAACCTAGTTAAGaatacggcaaaaaaaaaaaacaatcaaattttatgaaaattaagatcttataaatatatatatatttcgaataatattttatggttttcatATCATTGTAGTCATAATAAAAATCACCATTATCAGCTACGGTCAAATTAAATACAACACTTATAcaaacttttgtattttttttaggatGCATCTTAACTTAAAATAGAAGTTTGTATAGACAGTGAGGTCCTCAATCAAACCTTGTGTCAAAATCGTCATTCCGTTTTCTCCTTGTCATGGCACCCAAAGTTTAAAATGGTGTGATCTTTTATatattcttccccccccccccaacattttTATACATCCTTCCCcccaacatttttatatatacttcCCCCAACATTTTTATGCATCCTTCCCcccaaaacatttttatatatccTTCCCcccaacatttttatatatacttcCCCCAACATTTTTATGCATCCTTCCCcccaaaacatttttatatatccTTCCCCCCAACATTTTTAAATATCCTTCCCCCCAACATTTTTATACATCCTTCGCCCCATCATTTTTATATATCCTTCACCccaacatatttatatattttttcttaacaaaactaaaactaagtgtatttgtttaaGAGGGGTCTGGGTTAcggaagactctaagtgcatcCTAGGCCAAAGCCTTTTGCGCCTTATCATGCTGGGTTTCGGCCATGCAGGgaaaggtagcatgcatcatgcgctttgttcggggattatccagccatggcagcaatggTGCCCTATCTTAAATCCAGACTACAGGTAGTTAAGTTGGGTCAAaataaaacctgcacagacacaaggAAAATACCCAGGCCTCTTTCATGGGGGTTAAATAACTGCAAGCATTTATCAGGCAGGTTCGGTACAGGACAAGAAAGATTGTCCAGGAAGAAGAGTCGGTCAGGGGCAGAAAGATCCAATCATGCCAgggtcgggagcttggaccttgcGGTTGGCATTGGTGTTTCTGCACGCTTGGattggtaccagtggcgcatgcgcccccCATTGGTGAGCGACTTCATTCGTCACCCAACGGTTGCCAGTAAGCGGTGTTGAGCGCAGATTAAGGCCCCCGTCTACCCGGGAAAAcaaacggtgcgcagagctccaggtaaaacaacgcgatttaaaactACTCAGTATATCCCAGTGGGGTCAGTttacgaaaaaaacatttaagaattcaccgagggccgaaaaatacttttgatttctgattacgtttttaaactgaacttttaaaagagttaaaaatggttaaaaggcgtgttttcagagtaagttTTAATgcttaaaacaaccggtacagattcttgaaagcactcgagggacttgcattacacatttacctTCACTTCTATGCCttataatgttacgatcaccgTTATAATTTCATAGTTGTCGCATGGTCGACGAAGAAGACCTGTGCGCCAATTCACAgtctcgcgcttagaggcgacacctcactagaagcaccagcgagcgtcgagcttgtcatcccgcctcactaacacagatacactccGACTTAACGGGCCCCTCAAATAATACTTATTGTAAGTTAAATGAAGTTAGATAATCGCGAACTGGCTCATCGGGTCTCACTCCTGAAGAGATAGAGAGGCGGGCAGtgtgtcgccagtaaaaggcatTGAAAAACCCTAGCTCAAGCATCTACGTTCCAGGAGCTGCgagttaattaatttaaaaattccaagCCCTTAGTTGTTTGCATCGGGTCACACTCGGGAAAGGCCAGAGATGCAGGTGAACCTGTCGCCAGGAGGCAGTTAGTCGGTTAGAGAAATTACCCAGTAATTTTCCACCGTGGAGCTCTAAGCCTCAATTTCTACGCATTTGTGAGCTATGCTGTTGTACGAGCTTAAGAATAGCTTTATCTATGTTTATGAACTGCCAGCACACTTGTTTTAGGTGTGCttaaatatttattgtcaattagCTAATGCCTagcatgcattgcaatgtctcaataaattatttttgtaattttttttggagtaggtacacatatacaaagcaccttcctatatatatatatatatatatatatatatatatatatatatatatatatatataattctctaTCCCTATATCTAACTCTCATTGAATATCCCTTTCTATCTCTTTACATACGTACAcatctctttctctatctctctatatgtaTCTATCTCAACTACGTACCTTTATCTAtacatctctatatatctctaatATGCCACTTTATaggaataaatttgaaaaaaaaaagaatttaacaatctatatttttatatatctttttacTTGTCACAGGTTTGACATAcgcatataaaaacacgcgcgtattcgattGCAACGTTGTGTCAACATTTCAAAGGAAATGGCGTAGAACTTTCGGGGTATTAAGATTCTTACCTAACCAACACGTACAATACATTCAGCAGCGCTGGAAGCGGAGCTCGCGGAAGTACCGAGTTCATTGTCCCCGGGCCGGACCCCGTCACGCCCTCGTctcgatgggggggggggggggacctaaaCGCGCCCCAGAGGGTCGGTCCGCCTGCCCCCAAGGCCGCGGCTCTATCCCGGAGACCCCCTTCGGGCCCGCTGAGGGTATATAAGCGGCGGGCGGGCCCCACGGTCGGTCACAGTCGCTCCTCTCTGGTCCCTGGTGGAAGCTGCCGTCGACATGAACTCTCTGGTGAGTGTGGCCCGGTACCAGCTCAGCAGCCAAGGTCGTCCAAAGACTAAAGGGCCTGCCCGGGCGTACAGAGCTTCGGAAAAAAACCCACTCTATATTAAAAAACTGCTCTGGACATCCAAGTGTACcatactttattaattttaagcTCGTTAATGACTTCTTTCAGAAAGAGGAGGCGTGGAAATTGCCCCTCCCACTCTTCACAGACCACGCCCCTTGAAAGATGGTACAAACAAATGAGATTTGAGGTCAAAGTTCTTCACTCAACATGGATCTATGTAGAACGTTATTTTATTCAAAGAATTTAATTTTCTTGAACTAAACCACTTTACAACGTAGTTTTAAAGGGCTCATAAATCATTAGCAAATACCATTGGGTCGGTAATTTATCTAAAGTTACATATGATTAATCAACACACCtaataatattaacattaaaaatatttaataaaatattattataatattaattaaacataatgtaAAAAGCATGTAGAGAATATACCTGTCTTTgtcaaattgtaaaaaatataagtaGCAAAAATTATCCTTAACAATAGCAAATAGATGTATAGTATTAAATTAAATCGATTAATATactttgattttattattattttaacttataatgggaaagaaaacaatgaaaatatttcataatgtgACTAACCACCTGCGAAATCTGTAGATCTTCGCCTCCTGCCTGCTGGCCCTGGCGGCCGCCGAGCCCGGCTACCTGGGCGGAGCGCACCTCGCCTACAACGCCCTCCCAGTGGCCGCCGCTGTCTCCAGCCAGTACCACGCCCAGGACGAGCTGGGCCAGTACAGCTACGGCTACTCCGGAGACACCTCCGCCAAGCACGAGACCCGCACCCTGGACGGCATCACCCAAGGCGGCTACTCCTACCTGGACGCCAACGGCCTGGTGCAGAGCGCCAGCTACGTGTCGGACCCCGTGAATGGTTTCCGCGTAGCCGCCACCAACCTGCCCGTGGGACCGTCTGCCCCCGCCCCGGCCGTCGTGGCTCCCTACGCCGCCGTTCACGCCGCCCCCTACACCGCCGTTCACGCCGCCCCCTACGCTGCCGTTCACGCCGCCCCCTACGCCGCCCTGGCTGGCGCTCCGCTGCCCGTCGCCGACACCCCTGAGGTGTACGCCGCCAAGGTCGCCCACTTCCAGGCCCACGCCGAGGCCAAGGGCCACCTCCTGGGCCGCAAGAAGCGCAGCCCTGGCTACCTGGGCGCCGCCGGACACGGCATTTACGCCGCCCCCGCTGCGGTCGTCGCCGCCCCCGCCCGTAGCTTCGCCTACTCCACCGTCGCTGCCCATGCCGTCCCCGCCGTGGCCACCtacgccgccgccgcccccgcatACGCTGCTGCTCCCGCTGTCCTCGCGGCTCCTGCTCGTAGCTTCGGCTACTCCACCGTGGCCGCCCACGCCGTGCCTGCTGTAGCCGCCTATGCCGCCGCTCCTGCCGCTATCTCTACTTATGCTGCTGCCGCCCCCCTGGCCGCCCACGGCATCGCCGCCGGCTCCAGCCAGTACCGCGCCCAGGACGAGCTGGGCCAGTACAGCTACGGCTACGCCGACGGCAACTCCGTGAAGCATGAGAGCCGCGCCTTCGACGGCACCACCCACGGCGCCTACTCCTACGTCGACGGCCACGGTCTGGTGCAGAGCGTCAAGTACCACGCCGACGCCCTTGGCTTCCGCGCCGTGGGCACCAACTTCCCCGTGGCCCACTAAATCGACAACTATATGTATACTGTAACTTCTGGAGATTCTTAATTTCTAAATCAGAGTTAAATTTAACAACTTGCTAGTCAATTTAGCTAAACAAATTTCACCAAAATGTTTTCACGAAGAGGGGTTTAAATCTCCAGCAGCATTAGTAAATAATTCATTTCACATTTATAAAGCAATATACCCTTGCCTTTACGAGGCTAAATTCCAGAAGATGTGATATTGTCGGCAGTGCCATTATACCAATACCGAGAGAGCGATACGTTTATGGTGTTTGTTAATCAGCTGGGCAAATGTCTCTCATTGAGACAGTGCCAGAGCTATTACAAATGTAATTATTACTGGTATAAGTTTTAGAGTAGAAGTCCTTCAAATTCTTCAGTATTACATTTAGAAACTGTCCTATATTTTCTCCAGAGTATATTAACTTATTTTCGCCCTCCTATGGTTGTGCTATACATAGCAtatttatagctaaatattttCAAAGCAATGCATGATCAATTGTTTCTATTTACTACTTATATTAGCAATTATCAATTTTTGCTTTGACTATTTTGAATTAAGATATTGTGTGTACATATACATTTAAAATGactgtttgtaatattttaaataaatattcatattttagTATCTAGTTTTTCCTTTTCCCATTTTGACTCCTACAAATTAATGAAATTATcacataatttatttgaatttgttcAACTGTTATTTACATCATTGACTAACATATTGTTAAatcaatttttagtttattttctcattaaaacattatttaatccAGTTAcccattttaaagaataatgacTAATATAAGGTCGTAGGCTTTTGTGTACTCttacaaaagtttcatttaccaagaaatgttttataataatacaagaaagatattgtaactttgtacaacacatggctatgattatttttacattataggtaatatgtttttggagataatactgagtatttcttacgaatgttttcacataattttatattttaattgatgtttcattcaaacatatatttttttaaactatggaaaagataattgaatatttattaatttgactttttttattatgcttattaatgtgcgaagTTAATTCTGGAAAACAATTCAGGGAACGATACACAAATACCTTTAACCATTGgtggttctgggacaacacaaagcataaatgtcccgttaagaatccgaacccagtattactgcggacacAAAATTGTAGTGATACACCTGTTTTCATctgaatgtacaaatgtacaaatatctgtaatcatacATTAATATTTCTATTTCATTTGCAAAGTCTTTTACTACTTCTAGTCTTCTGGGTTGATGCCACTTCCGTAGAAATGATGGGGTGCCCGAAGGTCTTCAGttgttagtttcttttcaagATGGCTACAACATAGCTTGCTGAAACCCTGGGCTCGATATCATTCCCACGGACGTAACCCAAATACCAAGATTTATAATTGtgacaaaaaattgtatattaaatCTTTTGATCTGTAcgtaaacatcttagctgtcggtatacggcagttggtaggagtaatttcgtgaatggaacggaagtcgattggaacggtaatgtgtaagcacggtgctgccatctgtggaagtctcagaaatctcgaaaagatgacGGACCCGCGGGAatcatccgtatatattgctttcgtgaacatggcatgatttaaaaaataagtatacaaaatcaaATTTGTATTAATGCAACTATCCTTTAATTCTTAATGTTATAATGTTAAGTCATACAAATAAATGATGACACCTTAaactaaaatatgttaaaatgctGGAATTTCAATCTTAAATACccttaattaacttttaaatgtagagatagctagcgttcatcatactgtagagacacatcacattgttagcctacatacatTCGACttcatgttgaataaaataatttcatgatgaatttttactgtaaaatcttaaatgttgaatcatttcaataaggttaaagtttgtttgtaggaagtattttacagactgatttctgtcgttcGAACAAAAGCAAATAATGTCGTGCGTGACAAATATACTGATCActaaatattcacttttcaagtaGGCACATAACAAAATTTCTCGATGCGTATCACACACTTTCTGCGTCCAGAATTGCCATGACAACGAGAAAGCGGAATGACTTTTTTTATCACTATGTTTGATTGAGGATCTCACTGTCT is from Bacillus rossius redtenbacheri isolate Brsri chromosome 15, Brsri_v3, whole genome shotgun sequence and encodes:
- the LOC134539435 gene encoding cuticle protein 19.8-like, with protein sequence MNSLIFASCLLALAAAEPGYLGGAHLAYNALPVAAAVSSQYHAQDELGQYSYGYSGDTSAKHETRTLDGITQGGYSYLDAHGLVQSASYVSDPVNGFRVAATNLPVGPSAPAPAVVAPYAAVHAAPYTAVHAAPYAAVHAAPYAALAGAPLPVADTPEVYAAKVAHFQAHAEAKGHLLGRKKRSPGYLGAAGHGIYAAPAAVVAAPARSFAYSTVAAHAVPAVATYAAAAPAYAAAPAVLAAPARSFGYSTVAAHAVPAVAAYAAAPAAISTYAAAAPLAAHGIAAPVAVAGSSQYRAQDELGQYSYGYADGNSVKHESRTFDGTTHGAYSYVDGHGLVQSVKYHADALGFRAVGTNFPVAH
- the LOC134539509 gene encoding pupal cuticle protein G1A-like, which codes for MNSLIFASCLLALAAAEPGYLGGAHLAYNALPVAAAVSSQYHAQDELGQYSYGYSGDTSAKHETRTLDGITQGGYSYLDANGLVQSASYVSDPVNGFRVAATNLPVGPSAPAPAVVAPYAAVHAAPYTAVHAAPYAAVHAAPYAALAGAPLPVADTPEVYAAKVAHFQAHAEAKGHLLGRKKRSPGYLGAAGHGIYAAPAAVVAAPARSFAYSTVAAHAVPAVATYAAAAPAYAAAPAVLAAPARSFGYSTVAAHAVPAVAAYAAAPAAISTYAAAAPLAAHGIAAGSSQYRAQDELGQYSYGYADGNSVKHESRAFDGTTHGAYSYVDGHGLVQSVKYHADALGFRAVGTNFPVAH